The Eremothecium gossypii ATCC 10895 chromosome IV, complete sequence genome contains a region encoding:
- the GIM5 gene encoding Gim5p (Syntenic homolog of Saccharomyces cerevisiae YML094W (GIM5); 1-intron) has product MASPQTIDLTTLTPAQLAQVKQQFDQELQHFTKSLQALSMARAKFNECIADVKVVSEKKNSEQRLLVPLAGSLYVPGKVVNNQKFMVDIGTGYYVEKDASQAIEFYQKKVNKLNKEAVQIQDIIKEKTQSSLAIEAQMRKAAIKQHEEIAKQKQQAAQ; this is encoded by the exons ATGGCGAGCCCTCAAACGA TTGATTTGACCACTTTGACCCCCGCCCAGCTGGCGCAAGTCAAGCAGCAGTTCGACCAAGAGCTTCAGCACTTCACGAAGTCCCTGCAGGCCTTGAGTATGGCCAGAGCCAAATTCAACGAGTGCATTGCAGATGTGAAGGTCGTGTCAGAAAAGAAGAATAGCGAGCAGCGGCTGTTGGTACCACTCGCGGGCTCGCTCTACGTCCCGGGCAAGGTAGTTAACAATCAGAAGTTCATGGTAGACATCGGCACAGGCTACTACGTGGAGAAGGACGCTTCCCAGGCCATTGAGTTCTATCAGAAGAAGGTTAACAAGCTGAACAAGGAGGCCGTGCAGATCCAGGATATCATCAAGGAGAAGACGCAGTCTTCGCTGGCTATCGAGGCCCAGATGCGCAAGGCAGCCATCAAACAGCATGAGGAAATAGCGAAACAGAAGCAGCAGGCGGCCCAGTAA
- the RAD10 gene encoding DNA repair protein RAD10 (Syntenic homolog of Saccharomyces cerevisiae YML095C (RAD10)): MGADDATSFEKILANVQRRRQEYNGATSASRPEPRAAPAVALDTGPTGSSRVTNAFNQERPTPAAAETDLPKRPRSGQGRTILVSTSQKGNPLLKGLASTNWTYVKSSGTEKVYYDYQVQGRKVVFLSLKYHKLRPEYIDQKLRPFGKTQGNILLCVVDIEDSEDILKELNKTTMFNGFTMLLAFNFEQAAKYLVFLNK; the protein is encoded by the coding sequence ATGGGGGCCGACGACGCAACCTCCTTTGAGAAGATACTGGCGAATGTTCAGCGGCGCCGGCAAGAGTATAATGGTGCTACATCAGCTTCCAGACCGGAACCACGAGCAGCGCCTGCGGTAGCGCTCGATACTGGGCCCACAGGATCTTCGAGGGTCACAAATGCCTTTAACCAAGAACGCCCAACGCCTGCGGCAGCTGAAACCGATCTCCCGAAGCGGCCAAGATCGGGTCAAGGACGCACGATCCTTGTCAGCACATCTCAAAAAGGAAATCCACTGCTCAAGGGCCTAGCCAGCACCAACTGGACATACGTTAAGTCATCGGGCACCGAGAAGGTTTACTACGATTACCAGGTGCAAGGCCGTAAGGTTGTATTTCTGTCACTCAAGTACCATAAATTGCGACCTGAATATATCGATCAGAAGCTGCGGCCTTTTGGGAAAACGCAGGGCAATATTCTTCTGTGCGTTGTGGATATCGAGGATTCGGAAGATATCCTGAAGGAACTAAACAAGACGACCATGTTCAATGGGTTTACGATGCTACTCGCATTCAACTTCGAACAGGCTGCGAAGTACCTAGTGTTTCTAAACAAATGA